One Etheostoma cragini isolate CJK2018 chromosome 18, CSU_Ecrag_1.0, whole genome shotgun sequence DNA window includes the following coding sequences:
- the myct1a gene encoding myc target protein 1 homolog: protein MAENNTNLFLEILQSFDAVPLIIAFCVSVAVGLVLGALVYVILTWMSRRRAGSASITRRPPRQSRTSSRNRPGFYRNSSYDRRSNNSLVSAAFSFHRQTSSPDHLDPLGHKSSFRASTFHPLLQCSQIAREAEEGSQTTLPRTPTLNTSTGSAQTAAQPTATPPRPESFWGNNGLRGFHTTQTPPPAYESIIRAYQDTST, encoded by the exons ATGGCAGAGAACAACACAAATCTCTTTCTGGAAATACTTCAATCTTTTGATGctg TCCCTTTGATCATTGCTTTCTGTGTGTCCGTGGCGGTGGGCCTGGTCTTGGGGGCCTTGGTTTACGTGATCTTGACCTGGATGTCCCGACGCAGAGCAGGCTCGGCCAGTATCACCCGCCGCCCTCCTCGCCAATCACGCACGTCTTCCCGCAACCGCCCAGGCTTTTACCGCAACAGCAGCTATGACCGGCGCAGCAACAACAGTTTGGTCAGTGCTGCTTTCAGCTTCCACCGACAGACTTCCTCCCCAGATCACCTCGACCCACTGGGGCACAAATCCAGCTTCAGGGCTTCCACCTTCCACCCTCTCCTCCAGTGCAGCCAAATCGCAAGGGAGGCAGAGGAGGGGAGCCAGACAACGCTTCCTCGTACACCAACTCTGAACACATCAACTGGATCAGCTCAAACAGCAGCCCAGCCAACTGCCACCCCACCCAGACCGGAGTCGTTTTGGGGGAACAATGGCCTGAGGGGTTTCCATACTACACAGACCCCACCTCCAGCTTATGAGAGCATTATTAGAGCTTATCAGGATACATCCACCTGA